The Nitrospiraceae bacterium genome includes a window with the following:
- a CDS encoding macro domain-containing protein, with translation MMNFDVIHGSILDVDAEVIVNAANSYGMMGGGVAGVIKRAAGSVVEDEARKQAPIPVGQAVLTSGGNTKFKGIIHAPTMTEPSMLIPAHHASLATSAALRMADVRGFASVAIPGMGTGVGGVSAEEAARHMIDAIKQFAPRSLRVVLLVDVDPNMVQAWRKQLIAYGL, from the coding sequence ATGATGAATTTTGATGTCATTCACGGCAGCATTTTGGATGTCGACGCCGAAGTCATCGTGAATGCCGCCAACAGTTATGGCATGATGGGCGGAGGCGTGGCCGGCGTCATCAAGCGCGCGGCGGGGTCTGTCGTCGAGGATGAGGCTCGTAAGCAGGCGCCTATTCCTGTCGGACAGGCGGTGCTGACGTCCGGTGGGAACACCAAGTTCAAGGGCATCATCCACGCGCCGACGATGACGGAGCCGAGCATGCTGATTCCGGCTCACCATGCATCCTTGGCCACATCGGCGGCCTTGCGAATGGCCGACGTCCGGGGATTTGCTTCGGTCGCCATTCCCGGCATGGGCACCGGTGTCGGCGGCGTCTCGGCCGAGGAGGCGGCCCGTCACATGATCGATGCGATCAAGCAGTTTGCGCCCAGGTCCTTGCGGGTGGTGTTGCTGGTCGATGTCGACCCGAACATGGTACAAGCCTGGAGGAAGCAGCTTATCGCGTATGGCTTGTAG
- a CDS encoding MBL fold metallo-hydrolase — protein MLEDELSDIIKKARTGQQRTVAEVARASGLTESDLGDLERGHAPRRKEQVRAVAHALGLRPEPLEQVVEGWTPSGVPAAVPHVETVLGSIGGYEVKGYIVHDRGEAVMIDTAYDPKGMMRVLAEKGLRLRAICLTHGHSDHAEGIEDLLHSTRVPVYLGPGDLDLLGWRPPAELLSTPQDGGTVTVGGLTITFLTTPGHTPGGICYRVDQADRPLCFVGDTLFAGSIGRSNPAGLYATHLESVRRRVLKLSHETCLFPGHGPATTVREELVHNPFFQ, from the coding sequence ATGTTAGAAGACGAACTTAGCGACATCATCAAGAAGGCGAGGACGGGCCAGCAGCGGACGGTGGCCGAGGTCGCGCGCGCGAGCGGCTTGACCGAATCGGACCTGGGAGACCTGGAGCGGGGCCATGCGCCTCGCCGGAAGGAACAGGTTCGTGCCGTGGCCCATGCGTTGGGTCTGCGTCCCGAACCGTTGGAGCAGGTTGTCGAGGGTTGGACGCCGAGCGGCGTTCCTGCCGCCGTGCCCCATGTGGAAACGGTGTTGGGATCGATCGGCGGCTATGAGGTGAAGGGCTATATTGTGCACGACCGGGGTGAGGCCGTGATGATCGATACGGCCTACGATCCAAAAGGCATGATGCGGGTGTTGGCGGAGAAGGGGCTTCGCCTGCGGGCGATCTGTCTGACGCACGGCCACTCCGACCATGCCGAAGGTATCGAGGATCTCCTGCACAGCACGCGGGTGCCGGTCTATCTTGGCCCTGGCGACCTCGATCTGCTCGGCTGGCGCCCTCCGGCGGAGCTGCTTTCTACTCCTCAGGATGGTGGGACGGTCACCGTCGGCGGGCTGACCATCACGTTCCTGACCACGCCGGGCCATACGCCGGGGGGCATTTGCTATCGAGTCGATCAGGCCGACCGTCCGCTCTGCTTCGTGGGGGATACGCTCTTTGCTGGGTCCATCGGCCGTTCCAACCCGGCCGGCCTGTATGCGACCCATCTGGAATCCGTGCGGCGACGTGTGTTGAAATTATCCCATGAGACCTGCCTCTTTCCCGGTCACGGCCCCGCCACCACCGTTCGCGAAGAACTGGTCCACAATCCCTTCTTTCAGTAA
- a CDS encoding site-2 protease family protein: MHAPHGDPRPVPVLQPAVLDKAPDDDEEEDDPPSFFSSVLLPLGLLLLTIFTTLWAGAYQTNTNPLVGAWAFLSNDPTVLLSGIPFAATLLGILITHELGHYVLSRIHRVPTSLPLFIPGPPHFVGTFGAIIRMRGPVTDRRALFDIGVAGPIAGFVVAVLALVVGLRLSTVVPLQPGYGLHLGEPLLLQFISWLVIGPLPPTADVILHPIGFAAWFGLFITSLNLLPIGQLDGGHVAYALWGERQRSLAVAIVPILLLFGWLGWKGWFLWVGLAGMMGLAHPPVLNPQRSLGRGRRIVGWLALGIFLVTFSWEPFILR; the protein is encoded by the coding sequence CTGCATGCGCCTCACGGTGATCCACGCCCGGTCCCGGTCCTCCAACCGGCCGTGCTCGACAAGGCGCCGGATGACGATGAGGAGGAGGACGACCCGCCCTCGTTCTTCTCGTCCGTGCTGCTTCCCTTGGGTCTGTTGCTCCTCACGATTTTCACCACGCTCTGGGCCGGTGCCTATCAAACGAATACCAATCCCCTCGTGGGGGCCTGGGCCTTTTTAAGCAACGATCCCACGGTGCTGTTGAGCGGAATTCCCTTCGCCGCCACGCTGTTGGGAATTCTGATCACGCATGAGCTGGGACACTATGTCCTGTCCCGCATCCATCGCGTCCCGACTTCGTTGCCTCTGTTCATCCCGGGGCCGCCCCATTTTGTCGGGACCTTCGGGGCCATCATCCGCATGCGCGGGCCTGTCACCGATCGGCGAGCCTTGTTCGATATCGGCGTAGCCGGGCCGATTGCCGGATTCGTGGTAGCGGTCCTCGCGTTGGTCGTCGGGCTTCGGCTGTCCACCGTCGTGCCGTTACAGCCGGGCTACGGCCTCCATTTGGGTGAACCGCTGTTGTTGCAATTCATTTCCTGGTTGGTGATCGGTCCCTTGCCTCCGACCGCAGATGTGATCCTCCATCCCATCGGGTTTGCCGCTTGGTTCGGTCTGTTCATTACGTCGTTGAATCTCCTCCCGATCGGCCAATTGGACGGCGGCCACGTCGCCTATGCGCTGTGGGGAGAGCGGCAGCGCAGCTTGGCCGTGGCGATCGTACCGATTCTCTTACTCTTTGGCTGGCTGGGGTGGAAGGGGTGGTTTCTCTGGGTGGGGCTCGCCGGCATGATGGGGCTGGCCCATCCTCCGGTCTTGAACCCTCAGCGGAGCTTGGGGCGCGGCCGGCGGATCGTGGGCTGGCTCGCGCTTGGCATCTTTCTCGTGACCTTCTCGTGGGAACCCTTTATCCTGCGCTGA
- a CDS encoding DUF1566 domain-containing protein, with translation MRSWRDTLLASILLPALCWTGSAFADEATSRFVLQFDGEAVKDQKTGLIWEREPDYVFDVWDKSVARCATKTVGGQKGWRAPSIEEIKTLVDSEQQDPSLPQGHPFRNIRSGIYWTATPHPTDDIVAWQQSFFSGQAVTDQKSGTRRLWCVLGQVNR, from the coding sequence ATGCGATCCTGGCGCGACACACTCCTGGCATCGATTCTGCTGCCGGCCCTGTGCTGGACCGGTTCCGCATTCGCCGACGAAGCCACCTCGCGGTTCGTCCTGCAATTCGACGGCGAAGCGGTGAAGGACCAGAAAACCGGTTTGATCTGGGAGCGGGAACCGGATTACGTTTTCGACGTGTGGGACAAGTCGGTCGCGCGCTGCGCCACCAAGACCGTGGGCGGCCAGAAGGGGTGGCGAGCCCCAAGCATTGAGGAGATCAAGACGCTGGTCGATTCCGAGCAGCAGGATCCGTCGCTCCCACAGGGACATCCCTTCCGCAATATCCGGTCCGGCATCTACTGGACTGCGACGCCGCATCCCACCGACGATATCGTGGCTTGGCAACAGAGCTTCTTCTCCGGTCAGGCCGTGACCGATCAGAAGTCGGGTACGCGCCGTCTCTGGTGCGTGCTCGGGCAGGTCAACCGGTAA
- a CDS encoding sensor histidine kinase KdpD, which yields MDVTGPEPDRLFKRVQAEKAERIRGKLKIFFGATAGVGKTYAMLQAAHEQQADGADVLIGVVDTHGRADTAALVSGLELLPLRSVEGRGKTLAEFDLDAALARRPTIILVDELAHTNAPGLRHAKRWQDVQELLSAGITVYTTVNVQHLESLNDVITQITGVRVRDTVPDSVLERADDVELIDLPPDDLLQRLKDGKVYVPEQVQHTLQKFFAKGNLLALRELALRRTAERVDQQIEVYRRDHSVVQTWPATETIMVCVNLKPRGPRLVRAACQMAAGLHAKWIAVYVQTPRHLTLSDEERSRVVETLRLAEKLGAETVTLTGDQVAQELLTFARSRNVTKIIVGKPVRPWWKEWIYGSVVSELVHCSGDTDIYVITGEAGEGRSLVRRTFQRTSNWSTYGAAGLGVALSTTVAWVMFPSFGSANLIMVYLLGVVLVAVRCGRGPSVLASLLSVATFDFFFVPPYFSFAVTDIQYLLTFAVMLSVALVISNLAVRIGRQVETARYRERRTGVLYAMSRDLATHRGASTLANVAAKHLRDVFDSQVAMFLADRERRLQLQRGEQLFFEFDPTEMGVAQWVYDHGERAGLGTDTLPESNALYLPLVGSTGAIGVVAVRPEQPQLLLDPEQLHLLESLVNQTALAIERTNLSEEAQRAHVQAETERMRNVLLSSVSHDLRTPLATITGAASDLLDDSGRVDAASKHELARSIYEEGDRLDRLLRNLLEMMRLETGAVQLKREWIPLDEVVGAAVGRLRSRLRDHALDTKIPPDLPLVNVDTGLMEQVVINLMENAIKYGPPGTPIELSASAGDREVVVEVADRGPGLPPGEEERIFEKFYRLQRSREGGVGLGLTICRGIVEAHGGRIWAENRVGRGTMFRFTIPLTERQPAAASESMEVRSL from the coding sequence ATGGATGTCACAGGCCCTGAACCCGATAGGCTGTTCAAGCGGGTGCAAGCCGAAAAGGCCGAGCGCATCCGCGGAAAGCTGAAGATTTTTTTCGGCGCGACGGCCGGCGTCGGTAAGACCTACGCGATGCTTCAGGCCGCGCATGAGCAGCAGGCCGACGGCGCCGACGTGCTCATCGGCGTGGTCGACACGCACGGGCGCGCCGACACCGCGGCCCTGGTGAGCGGGCTCGAACTCTTGCCGCTTCGCTCCGTCGAGGGCCGGGGAAAGACGCTCGCCGAGTTCGACTTGGACGCGGCCCTCGCCCGTCGCCCCACGATCATCCTGGTCGACGAACTGGCGCATACGAACGCGCCGGGCCTACGGCATGCCAAGCGCTGGCAGGACGTGCAGGAACTGTTGAGCGCCGGCATCACCGTCTACACCACCGTCAACGTGCAGCATCTGGAGAGCTTGAACGACGTGATCACACAGATCACGGGCGTTCGTGTACGCGACACCGTCCCCGATTCCGTGCTCGAACGGGCGGATGACGTGGAATTGATCGATCTCCCGCCCGACGATCTGCTTCAGCGCTTGAAAGACGGCAAGGTCTATGTGCCGGAACAGGTGCAACACACCCTCCAGAAATTCTTCGCCAAGGGCAATTTGCTCGCATTGCGCGAGCTCGCGCTGCGCCGGACGGCGGAACGGGTCGACCAGCAAATAGAAGTGTACCGCCGTGACCACTCGGTGGTGCAGACGTGGCCGGCCACCGAGACGATCATGGTCTGTGTGAATCTCAAACCGCGGGGGCCGAGGTTGGTCAGGGCCGCGTGCCAAATGGCGGCCGGATTGCACGCCAAGTGGATCGCCGTCTACGTTCAAACGCCTCGTCACCTGACGTTGTCCGACGAGGAACGAAGCCGCGTGGTGGAGACGCTGCGGTTGGCCGAAAAGCTCGGGGCCGAGACGGTAACCTTGACCGGTGACCAAGTCGCGCAGGAACTGCTCACTTTCGCCCGCAGCCGGAACGTCACCAAAATCATCGTTGGAAAACCCGTGCGTCCCTGGTGGAAAGAATGGATCTACGGCTCCGTCGTCTCCGAGCTCGTACATTGCAGCGGCGACACCGACATCTATGTCATCACGGGAGAGGCGGGGGAAGGCCGTTCCCTCGTCAGGCGGACTTTTCAGCGGACCAGCAATTGGTCCACCTACGGAGCGGCCGGCCTCGGGGTGGCGCTGTCCACGACCGTGGCTTGGGTGATGTTTCCCTCTTTCGGGTCGGCCAATCTCATCATGGTGTATCTGCTGGGTGTGGTATTGGTGGCGGTTCGGTGCGGGCGTGGGCCTTCGGTGCTGGCGTCGTTGTTGAGCGTCGCAACCTTCGATTTCTTTTTCGTGCCGCCCTACTTCTCGTTCGCGGTGACGGACATTCAATACCTGCTCACCTTCGCCGTCATGCTCAGCGTGGCCTTGGTGATCAGCAATCTCGCGGTACGGATCGGACGGCAGGTGGAAACGGCGCGATACCGCGAACGGCGCACCGGCGTGCTCTATGCCATGAGCCGTGATCTCGCCACCCATCGCGGAGCCTCGACGCTTGCCAACGTGGCGGCCAAGCATCTGCGTGACGTCTTCGATAGCCAGGTCGCGATGTTCCTGGCCGACCGGGAGCGGCGGTTGCAGTTGCAGCGAGGGGAACAGTTGTTCTTCGAGTTCGATCCGACGGAAATGGGTGTCGCGCAGTGGGTCTACGACCACGGCGAGCGGGCGGGGCTGGGGACGGATACGTTACCGGAATCCAATGCCCTGTATCTTCCGCTGGTCGGCTCGACCGGCGCCATCGGAGTGGTGGCTGTCCGTCCCGAACAGCCTCAGCTGTTGTTGGATCCGGAGCAATTGCATCTGCTCGAGTCCTTGGTCAACCAAACCGCGCTGGCGATCGAACGTACGAATTTATCGGAAGAAGCGCAGCGCGCCCATGTCCAAGCGGAAACGGAGCGCATGCGGAACGTCCTTCTCAGCTCGGTGTCTCATGACTTACGCACGCCGCTGGCCACAATTACCGGCGCGGCCAGCGACCTGTTGGACGACTCGGGACGTGTCGATGCCGCCTCGAAGCATGAACTGGCGCGGTCCATCTACGAGGAAGGGGACCGGTTGGATCGGTTGTTGCGAAATTTGCTGGAGATGATGCGGCTCGAGACGGGAGCGGTGCAGTTGAAGCGGGAGTGGATTCCGTTGGACGAAGTCGTCGGCGCGGCTGTCGGGCGGTTGAGAAGCCGATTGCGGGACCATGCCCTCGACACCAAGATCCCACCGGACCTTCCGCTGGTCAATGTGGATACGGGGTTGATGGAACAGGTGGTGATCAACCTAATGGAGAACGCAATCAAGTATGGGCCGCCGGGGACACCGATCGAACTCTCCGCATCCGCCGGGGATCGTGAAGTTGTGGTTGAGGTGGCGGATCGGGGGCCTGGCTTGCCGCCTGGTGAAGAGGAGCGTATCTTCGAAAAATTCTACCGGCTCCAGCGGAGTCGCGAGGGCGGGGTGGGGCTGGGATTGACGATTTGCCGGGGCATCGTCGAGGCACACGGCGGACGTATTTGGGCTGAGAACCGGGTAGGCCGGGGCACGATGTTCCGATTCACGATTCCACTGACCGAGCGACAGCCGGCTGCCGCTTCCGAGTCGATGGAGGTTCGTTCTCTGTAG
- a CDS encoding porin, with translation MAGTAVAVEVPSPAEGQGTPTSSVAGTTEPASLWHYGAYADVSYVLNFNFPENHLWRSRSTAVRHNELAPNMGLVYVRKDTTTDSRWGMEFGLQGGYDSKNFAFLQGEGKVDGADTWRHLHRANVSYLVPVGNGLTMTAGLFNSLIGYESLYAKDNANYTRSWLADNTPYMMFGVSAKYPVNEQLTVTTFVINRYSHLAYTNDQPSYGGQWAYKVTPRLTLTQTVYAGPDQTNTSLEFWRLYGNHIVEWKGEDLTVAFSYDIGTEKVANRPGQPRAFVTGANVVARWHISGPWAVAFRPEVYWDRNGRWTGNEQFVKAMTSTVEYRIPYGWTNTMLRLEHRWDESTGAGGGFFSRGEIQPGVIGLTPNQHLVLLGILWTFDSP, from the coding sequence ATGGCGGGCACGGCCGTCGCTGTCGAAGTGCCGTCCCCGGCGGAAGGCCAAGGCACACCGACGTCCAGTGTCGCGGGAACAACAGAGCCGGCGAGCCTCTGGCATTACGGCGCCTATGCCGATGTCTCCTATGTCCTGAATTTCAATTTTCCCGAAAACCATCTATGGCGGAGCCGTTCGACCGCCGTGCGGCACAATGAGCTGGCCCCCAACATGGGGCTGGTCTATGTTCGGAAGGACACAACCACCGACTCACGTTGGGGCATGGAGTTCGGCCTCCAGGGTGGGTACGACTCCAAGAACTTTGCATTTCTGCAAGGTGAGGGCAAGGTCGACGGCGCGGATACCTGGCGCCATCTCCATCGGGCGAACGTGTCGTATCTGGTCCCGGTGGGCAACGGCCTGACGATGACGGCTGGTCTCTTCAACAGTTTGATCGGCTACGAATCGCTCTACGCCAAAGACAATGCCAACTACACCCGTTCCTGGTTGGCGGACAATACGCCCTATATGATGTTCGGCGTCAGCGCCAAGTATCCGGTCAACGAACAGCTCACGGTCACGACCTTCGTCATTAATCGATACTCCCACCTGGCCTATACCAACGATCAGCCGTCCTATGGGGGACAATGGGCGTACAAGGTGACGCCGAGGTTGACCCTGACGCAGACGGTCTATGCCGGGCCTGATCAAACCAATACGTCACTCGAATTTTGGCGCCTGTACGGCAACCACATCGTGGAGTGGAAGGGCGAAGACCTGACGGTGGCGTTTTCCTACGATATCGGGACGGAAAAAGTGGCGAACAGACCGGGTCAGCCGCGAGCCTTTGTGACCGGTGCCAATGTGGTGGCCCGTTGGCACATCAGTGGACCCTGGGCGGTCGCATTCCGGCCAGAAGTCTACTGGGACCGGAACGGCCGCTGGACCGGCAACGAGCAGTTCGTGAAGGCGATGACGTCGACTGTGGAATACAGGATTCCATACGGCTGGACGAACACGATGCTCCGGCTCGAACATCGGTGGGATGAATCGACGGGGGCGGGAGGGGGATTCTTTAGCCGCGGAGAGATTCAACCGGGCGTGATCGGCCTGACGCCGAACCAGCATTTGGTGTTGCTGGGAATCCTCTGGACGTTCGACAGCCCCTAG
- a CDS encoding NAD(P)-dependent oxidoreductase, protein MPIEPSITPPRLAAPSETRVGWIGTGVMGGPMCQHLQNARYRMTLYTRNRTKALPILAKGATWADSPRAVAEQTDVLFTMVGFPDDVREVYFGGHGVLAGSRPDMVLIDMTTTEPALACEIAEQAQARGVATIDAPVSGGDIGARNATLSIMVGGWTKAVQAVMPLFECLGKKIVHQGGPGTGQHAKLCNQIVIAGTMVGVCESLVYGYRAGLELPRMLDSIRGGAAACWTLDNLAPRMLARNFDPGFFVDHFVKDMGIALEEAKRRNLQLPGLTLVHQLYRKVQELGHGRSGTHALLLALEALSHITLPAQSPTP, encoded by the coding sequence ATGCCCATCGAACCTTCCATCACTCCTCCGAGACTGGCCGCGCCCTCCGAAACACGCGTCGGGTGGATCGGCACGGGTGTGATGGGCGGACCGATGTGCCAGCACCTGCAGAATGCCCGCTACCGGATGACCCTTTACACCCGCAATCGCACCAAGGCCTTGCCGATCCTGGCAAAGGGCGCCACCTGGGCCGACTCGCCCCGCGCGGTCGCCGAGCAGACCGATGTGCTCTTCACGATGGTCGGCTTTCCCGACGATGTGAGGGAGGTCTACTTTGGGGGCCACGGAGTACTCGCGGGTTCGAGACCCGATATGGTGCTGATCGACATGACTACGACGGAACCTGCCCTCGCCTGCGAGATCGCGGAGCAGGCGCAGGCCCGCGGCGTGGCAACCATCGATGCGCCGGTCTCCGGCGGGGACATCGGGGCTCGCAACGCGACGCTCTCCATCATGGTCGGCGGCTGGACCAAAGCCGTGCAGGCCGTCATGCCGCTATTTGAGTGTCTGGGAAAGAAGATCGTGCATCAAGGAGGGCCCGGCACGGGCCAGCACGCCAAGCTGTGCAATCAGATCGTCATTGCCGGCACGATGGTCGGCGTCTGCGAGAGTTTGGTATACGGGTACCGAGCCGGGCTGGAATTGCCACGGATGCTGGATTCTATCCGCGGGGGCGCCGCCGCCTGTTGGACCCTGGACAACCTGGCCCCGCGTATGTTGGCCCGAAACTTCGATCCCGGGTTCTTCGTCGATCACTTCGTCAAGGATATGGGCATCGCCCTCGAGGAAGCAAAGCGGCGGAATCTCCAACTCCCGGGGCTAACACTCGTGCATCAGTTGTACCGGAAAGTTCAGGAACTCGGGCACGGTCGCTCCGGCACCCACGCGCTGCTCCTGGCCTTGGAAGCGCTCTCCCATATCACACTGCCTGCACAATCACCTACGCCCTGA
- a CDS encoding M20/M25/M40 family metallo-hydrolase yields the protein MSRKDTLDTYINHVRPQYEDMLGQAVEIPSISMDPKHAPDIGRMAQLAADYLRAAGAEAHIVQTPGYPVVSGGWTLDPAYPTVTIYNHMDVQPAQEPEWKQAPFAFQNDNGCYRGRGATDDKGPALAALFGARYAVDQGTRVNIRFLWELEEENGSPSFAAAIKNHTAIPRPDSVVISDTIWLSKGRPAMPYGLRGLLGARLVLRTGEKDAHSGVTGGAARNPLVELMEIAHACVDAKSGKVKIPGFYNDVVAPTKAEITSFLKSGFQVSKFKQAYGFKTLRTHDPAEVMKRIWAAPTFEVHGLTGGYHGPGVKTVVPGHGELKISMRLVPSQTPEKAFALLKKYVAKLNPAVKVEREGMLHPFRGVFDGPYVEAVKRAVKEGFGKEPAFIREGGSIGAVVTMQKAWKVPILFMGLSLPEHGYHAPNEYFDWGQASGGMKAFAHYFEELAKMGTQ from the coding sequence ATGAGCCGCAAGGACACACTCGACACCTACATCAACCATGTCCGCCCGCAATATGAAGACATGTTGGGACAGGCGGTGGAGATTCCGTCCATCAGCATGGACCCGAAGCATGCGCCGGACATCGGGCGGATGGCGCAGTTGGCCGCCGACTATCTCCGCGCGGCCGGCGCCGAAGCCCATATCGTCCAGACGCCCGGCTATCCGGTGGTGTCCGGAGGGTGGACGCTCGATCCGGCGTATCCGACGGTCACGATCTATAACCATATGGACGTGCAACCGGCGCAGGAGCCGGAATGGAAACAGGCGCCGTTTGCCTTTCAAAACGACAACGGCTGCTATCGCGGACGAGGGGCCACCGACGACAAGGGGCCTGCCTTGGCGGCTCTCTTCGGCGCGCGCTATGCGGTGGATCAAGGGACGCGGGTCAACATTCGTTTTCTGTGGGAGCTGGAGGAAGAAAACGGTAGTCCCAGCTTTGCCGCGGCCATCAAAAATCACACCGCAATTCCGCGCCCGGATTCGGTCGTGATTTCTGACACCATCTGGCTCTCGAAGGGCCGGCCGGCCATGCCGTATGGATTGCGCGGGTTGCTGGGCGCGAGGCTTGTGCTTCGCACGGGCGAGAAGGATGCCCATTCCGGTGTCACCGGCGGGGCGGCGCGCAATCCGCTCGTCGAGCTGATGGAGATCGCCCATGCCTGCGTCGATGCGAAGAGCGGCAAGGTGAAAATCCCCGGATTCTATAACGACGTGGTTGCACCGACCAAGGCCGAGATCACGAGTTTCTTGAAGTCAGGATTCCAGGTCAGCAAGTTCAAACAGGCCTATGGGTTCAAGACCCTGCGCACGCACGATCCGGCCGAGGTGATGAAGCGCATCTGGGCTGCCCCGACGTTCGAAGTACACGGCCTCACCGGCGGCTATCACGGTCCCGGTGTGAAAACAGTGGTGCCGGGTCATGGCGAACTCAAGATCAGTATGCGCCTGGTTCCCAGTCAGACGCCGGAGAAGGCCTTCGCCTTGCTGAAAAAATACGTGGCGAAGTTGAATCCTGCAGTGAAAGTGGAACGGGAAGGCATGCTGCATCCGTTCCGCGGGGTATTCGACGGGCCCTATGTCGAGGCCGTGAAGCGTGCAGTGAAGGAAGGGTTTGGCAAGGAACCGGCATTTATCCGGGAAGGCGGATCGATCGGCGCGGTTGTGACGATGCAGAAGGCCTGGAAGGTGCCGATTCTGTTCATGGGACTGAGCCTGCCCGAGCACGGATACCATGCGCCGAACGAGTACTTCGATTGGGGGCAAGCCTCAGGCGGGATGAAAGCCTTCGCGCACTATTTCGAGGAATTGGCGAAGATGGGAACGCAGTAG
- a CDS encoding NAD(P)-dependent alcohol dehydrogenase — protein MSRTGKTASTIEVQGYAATGPTTPLAPFTFQRRAVGRHDVLIDIRYCGICHSDLHQARDEWGGARFPMVPGHEIVGTIESIGAGVKRFKVGDTVGVGCFVDTCRTCPQCKKGLEQYCEGPIAFTYNSTELDGTTPTYGGYSTKIVVDHRYVLRIPKGLRPAEAAPLLCAGITTYSPLRHWRVGKKHRLAVVGLGGLGHMAVKLGKALGADVTVLSHSTKKAADAKRLGAKAFYATSDPVTFTKLDKQFDFILDTVSAQHDFNAYLELLKTDGTMILVGAPDKPTPLGAFPLLLHRRRLVGSLIGGIKETQEMLNFCAKHRFGADVEILNIQQVNEAYERLVRGDVRYRFVIDLASLK, from the coding sequence ATGAGCAGGACAGGGAAAACCGCATCAACCATCGAGGTACAGGGCTATGCCGCCACAGGTCCAACCACGCCGCTCGCGCCGTTCACCTTCCAGCGCCGAGCAGTCGGTCGCCACGATGTCCTGATCGATATCCGCTACTGCGGCATTTGCCATTCGGATCTGCACCAGGCCCGCGACGAATGGGGCGGCGCGCGCTTCCCGATGGTGCCGGGCCACGAGATCGTCGGCACCATTGAATCGATCGGAGCCGGGGTGAAGCGGTTCAAGGTCGGAGACACCGTCGGTGTCGGATGTTTCGTGGACACGTGCCGCACCTGCCCGCAATGCAAGAAGGGTCTGGAGCAGTACTGCGAGGGACCGATCGCCTTTACTTACAACAGCACGGAGTTGGATGGGACCACGCCCACCTATGGGGGCTACTCCACCAAAATCGTCGTCGATCACCGGTACGTCCTGCGTATCCCGAAGGGCCTCCGGCCGGCGGAAGCCGCGCCACTCCTCTGCGCGGGAATCACGACCTATTCACCGTTGCGGCACTGGCGCGTCGGGAAGAAGCATCGGCTCGCCGTGGTGGGGCTGGGGGGACTCGGCCATATGGCCGTGAAACTCGGGAAGGCCTTGGGAGCCGACGTCACTGTGCTCAGCCACTCGACCAAGAAGGCCGCCGACGCCAAGCGCCTCGGCGCGAAGGCGTTCTATGCAACGTCGGACCCGGTAACCTTCACAAAATTGGACAAGCAGTTCGACTTCATTCTCGATACGGTGTCGGCGCAACATGATTTCAACGCCTATCTCGAATTGCTCAAAACCGATGGAACCATGATCCTGGTCGGGGCTCCGGACAAACCGACGCCACTCGGGGCATTCCCCTTGTTGCTGCATCGACGGAGACTGGTCGGTTCGTTGATCGGCGGGATCAAGGAAACCCAGGAGATGCTGAACTTCTGCGCGAAGCACCGGTTCGGAGCGGATGTCGAAATACTCAACATCCAACAGGTTAACGAGGCCTATGAGCGTCTCGTCCGCGGCGACGTGCGCTACCGCTTCGTCATCGACCTGGCATCGCTGAAATAG
- a CDS encoding PEGA domain-containing protein has translation MPSSVSSSHTIRRMICLVVCTSYLAGCSFFGGTSQQLKINSEPPGATVLVNGSQIGTTPLQYDAPRRGELRIDVQKPGYQTSSRATSRKLSSVGFVDVIGGAMFLLPLLGLIAPGAWEQDPSIFNLSLEPEIGSAPTTAP, from the coding sequence ATGCCCTCTTCCGTATCCAGCTCTCACACAATCCGCCGCATGATCTGCCTCGTGGTCTGCACGAGTTACCTGGCCGGTTGCTCGTTCTTCGGCGGCACTTCGCAACAGTTGAAGATCAATTCCGAGCCGCCCGGCGCCACCGTCCTCGTAAACGGTTCGCAGATCGGCACGACCCCACTCCAATATGACGCACCGCGCCGGGGCGAACTCCGGATCGATGTCCAGAAGCCCGGGTATCAAACCAGCTCTCGCGCCACATCCAGAAAACTCAGTAGCGTCGGCTTCGTCGATGTCATCGGCGGTGCGATGTTTCTCCTGCCCCTGCTGGGATTGATTGCGCCGGGCGCGTGGGAACAAGACCCGAGCATCTTCAACCTTTCGCTTGAACCGGAAATCGGATCGGCGCCGACCACGGCACCTTGA